In Streptomyces hawaiiensis, one genomic interval encodes:
- a CDS encoding SpoIIE family protein phosphatase: MANVVSQGAQERGTRTLRAEGALKAIAADQDSPERLRRVLEQALVFAGAAFVAVYAPSQDGELLCLMESAGVPRTLYGLRDSYPRAGRSPVAEAHRGGRPVSLGPVELAEHAQARRTPSGDFCLTALPVQGDGGCLLAVSERPGGFAADDVGCLELISEAVAITAPAAPAEAGDLPPSAFSLAMDTGRVRVGDDLLVLFGLDPVEFDGRIETLLSLTVPEDLPSLMSVVEADHMSIGDRELEFRVLQPAGVPKWLRLRGRLLPGGEGRPARLVGTVVDVSTLRSDVTDVARVQRLAAALATAVTVRDVGNAVVAALRRPLRADRIALAELESERLVVTVLDPPEPESWPELWRSEWRTEWPDAPVRAMPTLAAALREGRARIWPAGSPLERALGEVGPGGLAVLPLPAGNRMAGACLIGWDTPHDFGTDERALLTACAGLAGQALVRARAFDAEHELVGMLQRQLLPRSLPRLPGAVAVARYLPSTAGLELGGDWYDVIPLPDNHVALVIGDVQGHSAGAATLMGQMRTALRAYAVEGHPPDVVVAHANRLLMDMESDLFATCAYVDVDLEEGAAWCVRAGHLPPVLRYPDGRTEIAEAEGGPPLGVVTRADFPMSPLRLPPGTVITLVTDGLVETPDSDIDEGMDYLAGRLADAAPADLGLVADALLGNAPRSDDVALLLLRYDGMELRPLRESWTVWRVPQAVGHARRFARRTLRSWGVTVDYDAALLVVSELVTNALVHTDGKVRMDLTLVNNRLRIAIADASPRSPVSPASIGWEATGGRGILLVEALTATWGTLPVSGGKQVWAELVLGR, translated from the coding sequence ATGGCCAACGTGGTCAGTCAGGGCGCCCAGGAGCGCGGAACGCGAACGCTGCGTGCCGAAGGTGCCCTCAAAGCGATCGCGGCCGATCAGGATTCGCCCGAACGGCTGCGCCGCGTCCTCGAACAGGCACTCGTCTTCGCCGGTGCGGCGTTCGTCGCCGTCTACGCGCCCAGCCAGGACGGCGAGCTGCTGTGCCTGATGGAGTCGGCCGGGGTCCCGAGGACGCTGTACGGGCTGCGTGACAGCTACCCGCGCGCCGGGCGGTCCCCGGTCGCCGAGGCCCACCGGGGCGGACGACCGGTGTCGCTGGGCCCGGTGGAACTCGCCGAGCACGCCCAGGCGCGGCGTACGCCGTCCGGGGACTTCTGCCTGACGGCTCTGCCCGTGCAGGGGGACGGCGGCTGCCTGCTGGCCGTGAGCGAGCGCCCCGGAGGGTTCGCGGCCGACGACGTCGGATGCCTGGAGCTCATCTCCGAGGCGGTCGCCATCACCGCCCCGGCCGCGCCCGCCGAGGCCGGTGACCTGCCGCCGAGCGCCTTCAGCCTGGCCATGGACACCGGCCGTGTCCGGGTCGGCGACGACCTGCTGGTCCTGTTCGGCCTGGACCCCGTGGAGTTCGACGGCCGGATCGAGACGCTGCTCAGCCTGACCGTGCCCGAGGACCTGCCCTCGCTGATGTCCGTGGTGGAGGCCGACCACATGTCCATCGGCGACCGCGAGCTGGAGTTCCGGGTGCTCCAGCCCGCAGGGGTGCCGAAGTGGCTGCGGCTGCGCGGGCGCCTCCTGCCAGGCGGCGAGGGCCGCCCGGCCCGGCTCGTGGGCACGGTCGTGGACGTCTCCACCCTGCGCTCCGACGTCACCGACGTGGCCCGCGTCCAGCGCCTGGCCGCCGCGCTGGCCACCGCCGTCACCGTCCGCGACGTGGGCAACGCCGTGGTCGCCGCGCTGCGCCGGCCGCTGCGGGCCGACCGGATCGCGCTCGCCGAGCTGGAGAGCGAACGGCTCGTCGTCACCGTCCTCGACCCGCCCGAACCCGAGTCATGGCCCGAGCTGTGGCGGTCGGAGTGGCGCACCGAGTGGCCCGACGCACCCGTGCGCGCCATGCCCACCCTCGCCGCCGCACTGCGCGAGGGCCGGGCGCGCATCTGGCCCGCCGGCAGCCCCCTGGAACGCGCCCTGGGCGAGGTCGGCCCCGGCGGCCTCGCCGTCCTGCCGCTGCCCGCCGGGAACCGCATGGCCGGCGCCTGCCTGATCGGCTGGGACACCCCGCACGACTTCGGCACCGACGAACGCGCCCTGCTCACCGCCTGCGCCGGCCTCGCCGGACAGGCCCTGGTGCGGGCCCGGGCCTTCGACGCCGAGCACGAACTCGTCGGCATGCTCCAGCGCCAGCTGCTGCCGCGCAGCCTGCCCCGGCTGCCGGGCGCGGTGGCCGTCGCCCGCTACCTGCCGAGCACGGCGGGGCTCGAACTCGGCGGCGACTGGTACGACGTCATCCCGCTGCCCGACAACCACGTCGCCCTCGTCATCGGCGACGTCCAGGGCCACAGCGCCGGTGCCGCCACCCTCATGGGCCAGATGCGCACCGCCCTGCGCGCCTACGCCGTCGAGGGGCACCCGCCGGACGTGGTCGTCGCGCACGCCAACCGGCTGCTGATGGACATGGAGAGCGACCTCTTCGCGACCTGCGCCTACGTCGACGTCGACCTGGAGGAGGGCGCGGCCTGGTGCGTGCGCGCCGGGCATCTGCCGCCGGTGCTGCGCTACCCGGACGGCCGGACCGAGATCGCGGAGGCCGAGGGCGGGCCGCCCCTCGGGGTGGTCACCCGGGCCGACTTCCCCATGAGCCCGCTCCGGCTCCCGCCCGGCACTGTGATCACCCTGGTCACGGACGGCCTGGTCGAGACGCCCGACTCCGACATCGACGAAGGCATGGACTACCTCGCCGGGCGGCTGGCCGACGCCGCGCCCGCCGACCTGGGGCTCGTCGCCGACGCCCTCCTGGGCAACGCCCCGCGCAGCGACGACGTCGCCCTGCTCCTCCTGCGCTACGACGGCATGGAACTGCGCCCGCTCCGGGAGAGCTGGACGGTGTGGCGGGTGCCGCAGGCCGTCGGGCACGCCCGCCGCTTCGCCCGGCGCACCCTGCGCTCCTGGGGCGTCACGGTGGACTACGACGCCGCCCTCCTCGTCGTGTCCGAACTCGTCACCAACGCCCTGGTCCACACCGACGGCAAGGTCCGCATGGACCTCACCCTCGTCAACAACCGGCTGCGCATCGCCATCGCCGACGCCTCGCCCCGCTCACCGGTCAGCCCGGCCAGCATCGGCTGGGAGGCCACCGGCGGCCGGGGCATCCTCCTCGTCGAGGCCCTCACCGCGACCTGGGGCACCCTGCCGGTCAGTGGCGGCAAACAGGTGTGGGCGGAACTGGTGCTGGGCCGCTGA
- a CDS encoding CBS domain-containing protein encodes MAQHVRDIMTGDPVTVEQQTSVAEVARIMRDEDLGVVLVTDGDNLRGLVTDRDIVVRSVSRGGDPEQITVAGACSDELVTVSPDEDLAQAVELMREHSVRRIPVVDHGHPVGIVSLGDMAMERDPESALGDISAARPNA; translated from the coding sequence ATGGCTCAGCATGTCCGCGACATCATGACCGGCGACCCGGTCACCGTCGAGCAGCAGACCTCCGTCGCCGAGGTGGCGCGCATCATGCGCGACGAGGACCTCGGAGTCGTCCTGGTGACGGACGGCGACAATCTGCGCGGCCTGGTCACCGACCGCGACATCGTGGTCCGGTCGGTCAGCAGGGGCGGCGACCCGGAGCAGATCACCGTGGCCGGCGCGTGCAGCGACGAACTGGTCACCGTCAGCCCCGACGAGGACCTGGCCCAGGCGGTGGAGCTGATGCGCGAGCACTCCGTGCGCCGCATCCCGGTCGTCGACCACGGGCACCCCGTGGGCATCGTCTCCCTGGGCGACATGGCCATGGAGCGCGACCCGGAGTCGGCGCTCGGCGACATCAGCGCCGCGCGCCCCAACGCCTGA
- a CDS encoding type 1 glutamine amidotransferase domain-containing protein, giving the protein MSKILFVVTGAETWTLADGTEHPTGFWAEEAVAPYEAFRAAGHEVVVATPGGVVPTVDRASLAPEVNGGQENADRIAKALESFTELRRPVRLEDVRPDDYAAVFYPGGHGPMEDLAVNADSGRLLAQFLESGRPLGVVCHGPAALLAAVGADGGNVFAGYEVAAFTNAEEIQGGLADRAEWLLQDRLTEAGVTVRAGEPWAPHVVTDRNLVTGQNPASSAPLAEELLKRLG; this is encoded by the coding sequence ATGTCGAAGATCCTCTTCGTCGTCACCGGCGCCGAAACCTGGACCCTGGCCGACGGCACCGAGCACCCCACCGGCTTCTGGGCCGAGGAGGCCGTCGCCCCGTACGAGGCGTTCCGGGCCGCCGGCCACGAGGTCGTCGTGGCCACGCCCGGCGGTGTCGTGCCCACCGTCGACCGGGCCTCGCTCGCTCCCGAGGTGAACGGGGGCCAGGAGAACGCCGACCGGATAGCGAAGGCGCTGGAGTCCTTCACCGAGCTGCGGCGTCCCGTCCGTCTCGAGGACGTCCGGCCGGACGACTACGCGGCCGTCTTCTACCCCGGCGGCCACGGCCCGATGGAGGACCTCGCCGTGAACGCCGACTCCGGCCGGCTGCTCGCACAGTTCCTGGAGTCGGGCAGGCCGCTCGGTGTCGTCTGCCACGGGCCGGCCGCCCTGCTGGCCGCTGTCGGGGCCGACGGCGGGAACGTCTTCGCCGGCTACGAGGTCGCGGCGTTCACCAACGCCGAGGAGATCCAGGGCGGTCTCGCCGACCGGGCCGAGTGGCTGCTCCAGGACCGCCTCACCGAGGCCGGGGTGACCGTGCGGGCCGGCGAGCCGTGGGCCCCGCACGTGGTCACCGACCGCAACCTGGTCACGGGCCAGAACCCCGCGTCGTCGGCCCCGCTGGCCGAGGAACTGCTGAAGCGGCTGGGCTGA
- a CDS encoding LysR family transcriptional regulator: MRPIDPIGATATPAQPDLNLLRTFLAVYRSGSFTAAAQLLGLSQPTVTTQIRSLERQTRRELFERLPRGVAPTAVADELAARVAAPLDALAEATGHGPRAESRAEPVHLAGPAELLSTRALPALAPLVTEGVRLRVATGLTEPLLDELRAGRHDLVIATSRPRGRTLSAVPLTDEEFVLVAAPAWADRVAERPAADGPAALHDVPLITYAEDLPIVRRYWRHVFGRRLNCRAAVSVPDLRAVLALVTAGAGFSVLPRYLCAGELASGALVLLDAPEDAPINTGFLVQRPGTSDNPHVTLVRDRLLEAGRSW; the protein is encoded by the coding sequence GTGAGGCCCATCGACCCTATCGGCGCGACCGCCACGCCCGCACAGCCCGACCTCAACCTGCTGCGCACCTTCCTGGCCGTCTACCGCTCCGGGTCCTTCACGGCCGCCGCGCAGCTGCTGGGCCTGTCCCAGCCGACCGTCACCACGCAGATCCGTTCGCTGGAGCGGCAGACCCGCCGGGAGCTGTTCGAACGGCTCCCGCGCGGCGTCGCCCCGACCGCCGTGGCCGACGAACTCGCGGCCCGTGTCGCCGCCCCCCTCGACGCGCTCGCCGAGGCCACCGGCCACGGCCCCCGGGCGGAGTCACGCGCCGAGCCGGTCCATCTGGCCGGGCCCGCCGAACTGCTGTCCACCCGGGCCCTGCCCGCCCTCGCCCCGCTCGTCACCGAGGGCGTACGGCTGCGCGTCGCGACGGGACTGACCGAGCCCCTGCTCGACGAACTGCGCGCCGGCCGCCACGACCTGGTGATCGCCACCAGCCGGCCCCGCGGCCGCACCCTGTCCGCGGTGCCGCTGACGGACGAGGAGTTCGTCCTGGTCGCCGCACCCGCCTGGGCCGACCGTGTCGCGGAGCGCCCGGCCGCCGACGGACCCGCCGCGTTGCACGACGTCCCGCTGATCACGTACGCCGAGGACCTGCCCATCGTGCGCCGCTACTGGCGGCACGTCTTCGGCCGGCGCCTGAACTGCCGCGCCGCCGTCTCGGTGCCGGACCTGAGGGCCGTCCTGGCACTGGTCACGGCCGGCGCCGGCTTCAGCGTGCTGCCCCGCTACCTGTGCGCCGGAGAACTGGCGTCCGGGGCTCTGGTCCTCCTCGACGCCCCCGAGGACGCGCCGATCAACACCGGCTTCCTCGTGCAGCGGCCCGGCACCTCGGACAACCCGCACGTCACCCTCGTCCGCGACCGTCTGCTGGAGGCCGGGCGTAGCTGGTGA